In Brassica napus cultivar Da-Ae chromosome C2, Da-Ae, whole genome shotgun sequence, the sequence TCGTAACATTCTCcaataacacttatatacttatacaaacATATTACGGTAATATAAgagtagattttgattttgtataaTATCGAGTGAAACaagtaattattttagttaaacctcttataaatcatttacatACTATCAAAGATTTCTATGTGATCATTAGACTgttgttttgaaaccccaaattCTTATTTCTCtaaattccgtcggaaatccgtcgAAAATTTTGACCAAATTCCGACAGAAAataccgacgaaattccgacagaCTCTAACCCCGACCAATCAAAAGACATGCAGAAACTCATAGTTTCTCGAGGCTTCCTTTGGCGATATTCTCGAaacattccgacggaattccgacgaaataaaTGTGACGAACaggtttcgtcggaatttcgtcggactTTTTCACTTTACCCGGGAAGAAAATTTGcgaaatttatttgattaagcATTTAAAATAGAACCGAccaaattccgacggaaactgTCCGTCggtttatttttaatacataagccgatccttcttcttcttcctcattttttctcttctcctccGCAATCTTTGCGGTCTTactcccctctctctctctctctaacaaaTCTGTGACTGTGACTCCAAATCCTCCAAATCTCCTCCCCAATCATGTAAGTCATCTAAACCCTTCTTTAGATTACATTTTTTTAGGTTGGAATGTTAGAATTGTGGATTTTAGGTTTTGAATCTGAAGATTTAGGATAGAATTGATAGTTTTAGGagttatatgttgttagatttTGTTTTAGGTTGTTGTTTTGTATGTAGATTGAAACTTTTAGATGTTAAGattttagaaattatatgttaaatatttttataagaacattttttgtgtatttataattattgaaaagttttatttaaaatatatatatatataatgctttcaagtttttattatcttttattgtttcaaaacgtttttataattttatataacgtTTTAAGCTTTTTATACAACATTTTaagtttctataaaaaaaaatttaagtttgttataatttataaaacgttttctggtttctaaaatttatcaaaacctttttcacccttttaaaaaccttttcaatcaataaaatgtttttgtgttttttttaagatttaattaAAACGTTTTTCAGTTAGTAGAAAAATGTTTCAATtacaaaaagttttaaaaaaattttaaaaacgttttctctttgttttaaaatattttcaatttataaaccgttttatatttttaaaaatttataaaaacatttattataaaggattttacaaaaacatttttctaattttaattatatatatacaaagaattaaaatatttattataaatgatttttaaaaaataattatcttaaaaaacgtttttctaattttaaaattttatatatatttaatgaattaaaaatatttatcaaaaatatttaaataaaatctgttttatttttttaaaaaataatttataaaatctgtcggaatttcgtcggaaatctgtccgtcggaatttcgtcggaaatctgtccgtcggaatttcgtcggaattctgtccgtcggaatttcgtcggaattctgTCCGTCGGAGTTTGGTCAGAAttttttccgtcggaattttgtcAGAAATATGTCCGTCggatttcgtcggaaattcgtcagaAATTTCGACGAAATTCTGACGAAATTTTTATTTCCGACGAGTGATAACCGACAACTGTTTTTGTCAGAAATTTGTCGGAAATAGCTTATTCCGACGGATTTCTGACGGATTTCCGACGAAATCGTCCGTAGGAAACTAgctgtttttttgtagtgagtGGCCCACCTTTTGATTTTCTtattgtcttttcttttttgtctttgcagttaaaaaacaaaaatgggaAACCAGTACTGTCTATATATAAACAGAATTTACTCGATCGAAAACAGCCACTCTCCATcttcaataaataatatatgtatattttaaaaatatagaaatcaaTTATGGCGAATCTCTCTTCTGATTTTCAGACATTCGCAATGGATGATCCCATAACTCAACTTGCAGAACTCAACAACACGCTTAACCACTTTCAGACAATGTTCGCTTcacctttctcttcttctctcgaCTCTCTTTTCTTTCATTACCAACAACACCAACAATTTCCGGAACATTTCCCCGGAAAATCTCCCGAAAACAATGGTTTTCATCAAGGGATTTTACTCCCTAATTATAATACTCACAACAACGACGATTCTTCttcaggaatggataccaagaagaGAAAAACATTAATGGAGTCCGTATCTACGTCGGAGAACAGTGTCTCTGATCAAACTTTATCTACCTCTTCTGCTCAAGTTTCGACTAATGGAACTAAAAATGTATTTAATTGACTTCGAAGCCCTAATTCCACATATAACTTTAATAACAATCTGTTCTAACTATTTTTACTCTTGTCAAAATACAGAGTTCTTTAAGAAGAGGGAAAAGGTCGAAgaacagagaagaagagaaagagagagtagTTGTTCATGTTAGCGCCAAAAGGGGTCAAGCCACTGATAGCCACAGCTTAGCAGAGCGGGTAAAAATTGATTATCTAATCAAGTATATTTATGAATTCAATATGTTGTTAATGTTAAATTGTATGattaatgaaaaatatgaatACAAAGATTTTCATATTGAATTTCAGGTTAGACGAGGGAAAATCAACGAGAGATTGAAATGCCTGAAAGATATAGTGCCCGGATGTTATAAGGTGATTAAGATcgatttaaatcaaattataattttgtttagaCTTTAACAAAAATTTTTTTACTGATTTATTTTGGTACAGGCAATGGGAATGGCTACGATGCTGGACGAGATAATTAATTATGTCCAGTCgttacaaaatcaaattgaGGTATAACAATTATAAGGTTCTACTATTACATATTTCTATTTATGTACATTCGTTTCAATAATtactaatttgttttttttttatgtggaaTCAGTTTTTATCTATGAAGCTTACGGCAGCAAGTTCGTATTATGACTTTAACTCGGAGGCTGATGCTGTTGATTCCATGCAGGTACAGAATCTTGAAATTTCCCCTAATGAAATAACTTCTTAATGTTTAATACAGGATGAATCATCTCTTAATTCTGTTTTGATATGAAAAATTATTAGTTAAACTAAACTTATatgaataattaatttttgCAGAAGGCAAAGGCACGTGAGGCAGTGGAAATGGGGCAAGGGAGGGATGGGAGCAGTGTCTTCCATTCATCATCATGGACCCTTTGACTTTTGTTTTTTCCTCTCTTTCTAATATGCtcctatttaaataaaaatacttaaaagatTGATTTCAATAATTTGGATACCAAAGGATGATATACTGTGTAATGTCGACATTACAAATTTATTAATGCCTAGAGATTGCAATTCAAATAATGATATGTGTATACTATTAGTTTTCAAATAATGATATGTGTATACTGTTAGTTTTTGAGTTGTTTGGTTTAATATCTAATGTGACATCAGTGATATGATGGGATATTTTTGAATTGTTATTTAGTATAACTTCAGTTCAATATTATACCtatatttttttgcatttttacgTTTCATGCAAATTTATCCTTTTCTGTCTTTTTTAGCTGTTTCATGAAAATTAAGGAATTTTAGTTTTCATgcattatatattaatgtttgaTAAAATAGAATTGAGTAtacactaatatatatatatatatatatatatatatatatatatatatatatatatatatatatatatcatttatatattaattgagaagcattaaGTAGTCACCTATCATCATTAGGAAGATTAtcagaatccttagaaaaatagattgattcatctaaatttatattatatttttattaaattaactatcaaACTGATTAGAAGTGCATAAACGAATATTCTTCATTCTCTCTTTAATTAAAagttacggaattacctaatatgattaacatatatacgataattaatgattttgaataatacaaattttataataacttATCCTCCATCATTTATGTTtaatttcttattaaaaaattaaacaatcgcATTAAccgtataataaaaaattaaaatttttcttatatgttatattttaaatttcttaaaacggctataaaatactaaaactgttaaaagtcttacaatgaaaattttgtgaataatggttatagtttttttttgttataaaaagatacaaatgatcataaaatcatatgaataagaagtatcaattaatatatattcagacgatatatatatagtacttaaattaaactacataccgtataaaatacataaatatgttaatttcaaaattttcattgaaaaaaattattgagtcctgattattttaattttgaaatttgcattgaatttttaaaaacgattataaattattaaaattattaaaaatctcacattgtaaattttgtgattaacggtttaaatttttttggttacatcaaatatacaaattttaataaaatcatatgggTAGAAACTAGGAAACTTcaattaaaaattcatattaaattatactaaatatttggtggtaaatatttttgactggATTTTGGAAATGTTTTAAAAAGGATTTAGGATATATAATATTAGAGATTAAGTAAATCTAGTTAGTTATTTGAGAATCTTTAGTTGTAAAATATGGACGTtcgtattattttaaaaaaattgcagaTATTTGTAGCTATAGTTAGGCTATATAAAGTAGGGGGATTTGCCAAAAGTaattcaaaacttgattttgaatacaaaagtgtatcccaaattcaatcaaatacaaaagtaacccaaaagcctagtgaaaCTACAACAGCCCccttatgaacaaacaaaaaacacgTATTCAGTTTTACAATTATAACCCTCCGttagagaagacttacaaagaagtcttctttatgatgacttctttgtaagtcttctcgttcagtagatcttaaaaataattttataattttataaaaaatattttgatggataaaaaattgaaatcatgtaataataaacatttctcattgatgtaaatttagttcatctgaaattgaattattttcaacatagatgagtgaatgtatatTGGTTCATGAGttattggtttagggtttggtaccatatgttatagtattgtatgtatctttagggttagattctgaaatcttaccttcatttttttcttttcaaattgactcatatatgtttagtaactatctaataacttgatttaaacagtttctaagtttcttttaagtttaagaaagtgttttttgcatagttaattaattttagggtctggaagactcacagaagacttaaaaagaagTCATCCGACACattccgcctaaattttagtagaattaaGGGTTCCCAcctaaattttggaaaaatttaggtttcccgcctaaatcaaaagtcttccataagtcatCCAGGAGTCTTTCAGGTGAAGTTTTTTCATGGATTAGAccttgaaaataattaataaatttataaaaaatattttcaatgggaaaaattcaaaatcatgtattaataaacatttctaaaagatgaaaatttagttttactgaaattgaattatttttaacatagatgagtgaatgtagattgagtcatgataatctttggtttagggtatggtaacatatgttgtagtattgttactatttttagggttagattttgaaatctcatcttcttctttttgaaaaacaatttgACCTATATGTGATTAGtgactatctaataacttgaaTTAAATACTTTCTAAATATCTTAAAAgttaagaaagtgttttttgcttatttatttgattatagtGTCTGGAAGACTCATAGAAAAGTCTTCTGATatatcccgcctaaattttaatagaatttagggttcccgcctaaatttagaaaaatttagGTTTTATGCCTAAATCGAAGTCTTCCCGAAGTCTTCTAGGGAAAGTCTTCTAGGGAAAGTCTTTTCATGTATTagctgttaaaaatatttaataaatttaataaaaaatattttgaaagagaaaattagaaatcatgtattaacaaacatttaaaaacgatgtaaatttagttttactaaatttgaattatttttaacatagatgagtgaatgtaggaTCTAGAAGACTTCTTCTCTTAGAAGATTTTCCAAAGACTTCCTAAGAAGTCTTCtatatcgaaaatatttaatctaattggaatttttttctccatatataaaaaaatttacacattctctttcttcctctcaaatggctgcaacaattcactctaaaactctccaacctctctttaatctctttgaacatcaaaacaccaaatttaaaTCCATTTCTCgtttttttcttatgtcttctcacAAATGTATCttctttttgcaggtttttcattacatggttctcatctttcactcattcaaaggtagatctataaattttggatatgtattattgtgtgttttatatataatattctaaaaagctatagattcaacatattgtgactgttttgtttattatttatgcattaaaattatatttttgaagtttttatctggtttgaagccatttgaatgtttttgaatttgcaggtttttcagatctgagactGACGttgaaagacttctcagaagactctcagaagacttctagacaagtcttctaatgcattttatcgtagaagacttcccacgaagtcttcaggaagtcttctgtccaaagtggtacaaattttggatatgtattttttgtgtgtttatatattgaattctaaaaagttataaattcaacctaatgtgacagtattttgtttattattaagcataaaaaatatttttgaaattttctctgttttgaagctatttgaatgcttttgaatatgaAAAATTTCCAGATCTAAATCAGACGTTGGGGGACTTCTCAAAAGACTCTTGAAAGACACTCGaaagacttcttgggaagtcttctaaatcattttatgctagaagacgtcccacgaagtcttcaggaagtcttccaaagtttTCTGCTcaaatttatacaaattttggatatgtattgtgtgttttatatattagattctaaaaaattatagattcaacctaatttgattgttttatttattatttaagcataaaaaattatttttgaagatttttctgtttgaagccatttgaatgcttttgaatatgcagatttttcagatatGAGTTAGACTTTGGAAGATttctcagaagactcttggaagactCTCAGAAACTCTCGGAAGACTATTGGCAGccttcttgagaagtcttctaatgtattttatgctagaagacttcccacgaagtcttcgggaagtcttccaaagtcttctgcccaaagtTGTACAAAGGAATGATGTCAAGTGGAGACCAAACTTATCTATGTTGAGGAATGATATCTAGTTCCAtgtgtaataattttgtttatggtctgttttatgatttgtatgtgcactatttagttgtgaattcttttgtaaacttAAAGAAATGTGaatcaaaagaatttttttaaccattctacccactcataacaaaacacaacaacactaaaacttagtcaaatttactaaaactaagagagaagacttcacaaaaaaaacttagtcaaattcacaaaagatcaaacttaaaatttaaaagttaacacTTATGAGGAAGACTTACAGATTGCTTCTCCATTTAActagaaacattattaaacatcaatgtttgtaaattcataattatcaccaattaagttatgaatTCGACTCAGTAGTCCCAATAttgattaataaacatgaataagcaagaaaatattaaaatttcattttaattttggataaatttgaagtttaataaagatttacgtagaagacttcttttggAACCATCCATggaagacttcaaaagaagtctaccCTGTGTAGtgtagacttcaaaagaagtcttctctttaggtcatttttgcaattgcaaatttacgaaggaagacttcttaagaagtctactctacaaAAGACATCTTCGGAAGTCTTCatttgtaaatattggcttacttttgaaattgaaatttctTCGAAATTCCCAGAGAAGACTACTTTactttagaagtcttctcggataaacagGTTACTTTTGAATTTGACTGAAGTTGGTCAgaattttgactttttgtagaagacttctaggaaAGTTTACCTGGAGAATACTTCAAAAGAAATCTTCTCTAAGTCTTCcggaagtcttctcaatgtTGCAAGAAGTCTGCTTGGTTACTTTTATAATTgactatatttgacttttcgagagaagacttctttagaagtttTCCGTCGgatgacttctctagaagtcttcttTCGCGGGCAAAGGTTTGACCAAAACCCAGAATTAAACTCTAGAAGTCTTTTAGAAGTCttttagaagtcttctcattgatattaaatgttttactattatttttcaattgcaaaagaaACCCACGCATATATCTTCCGGCATTGAGAAGATTtacggaagactttcagaagaaTTCTGTAGAAGACTTCTGTAGAAGTTTTCTCTAGGAAGACTTCCTTAGAAGTTTTATCCAGGAAGACTTCCttagaagtcttctacaaaaagtcaaatttctgacgaACTTTGGTCAAATttaaaactaacatgtttatccgagaagacttctaaggTAGTCTTCTCTTAGAATTTCGACTTGTTTTGTTTACAAAGgaaagttagaagacttctagggaagtcttctattaaaaacacacaaaaggtcaattgcaaaactaacctatgcattgaccagaagacttctaaaTAAGTCTTCTCGATGAAGAAGACTTCTTCGtcgaacagatctgaaaaataaaatgtggttCGCGATTTCATACCTTGAACTCGTGAGATGACTTGTGTGGTTTCTCCAATCACCCAGAACTTCACCACAACAGCTATCTACTCGTTAATCACCAAGAATCGTGAGCTTATGAACCTTacataatttgtaataaaaattttcaattattttgatgaattttgaaagaaagtgtaagatatgtggtttgtgtggataggaaatgagaaaggatgagaaaaattcaaaactttagGGCATTAACACTCTCAATTTGGTAGTTCATGGTGGTTGAGGTATTGATGTCAATGACAAAGTTGTAAATATTTGGTGAAGATGGGGATGAGGTAAAAGCATTGTTTtcggaaaaaaagaaaaaaaaataataacattttcgtgaataactagaacttctagggtgaataggacaaaacaaattttcaaaaaaaacataggttatttttgtgtttgacttgaaattttgagtcatttttgaaaGAGTCcctataaaatatagttttttaagaaaatattctacCTGAAATTAAGTTGGATTCATctttgtgattttgttttaatagattgtacatattaacatatatgtgatGTAAATAAGATAAACAAAACCATTTTAAACagataaaatgtaaataatttattttgaaagatCACTGAACACACTTTCTCCTTCTatatcacattaaaaaaaatcacattattattagtctgagtatatttatgtaattaaaaaaaacaaacaataaaagaaaaaatagaatatacaTAATCTGCCATGCAAGATATATACATGctttaaacaagaaaaaaaaatttacacaagCAATCTTCATGCTTAATTTGAAAAGAATAACTATTGTAATTgtaaaaatttaagttttactcCGGACAGGATGCGGATTatcacctagtatatatatattaaactgtTTCATGTAATCTAGTCAATTGTGTTAATACATTCCTTATACTATTAATCCAATATAAATTCACGTTATCTATGCTGTGAACCTTGGCCTCACAAATTAAGATACTTTATACCGTGATTTTTAGCTATATGTTCATTTATAAACCGAACATGGAATTTCTccaataaatacaaaaaatgaaaTCAGAATTTTCAAATTGATCAGCCACCTCGTGAAAATCCTGTAGATCAGAAAAAACAATAGTCATCAAAACTGTAGGTTTAGGAATAATTATAAGAAACATAAATTTATGGACACTGTAGATTAAGGGGGAACCCCATAAAAAATGGGATCTGTTATAAACCAAGTGGTGATCGACCCATATCAGGCCCAAACCGTCCGGCCCATCAGCTATCCATCCGGTTCATTCGCTAATGACTTAGGCGAATGAGAGTTTACATTTATCTATACTTGATGTTTATCATTTTTCATATGTATTTAGGATAAGTACTATTTTCTTCCCTTTCTCTTATGACGGTCTAAATAAGACGGTCTaatacttatataaatatagatctcTGGTCAAGAGTAATAATAAGCTTTCACAGAAtctcttttataacacgttatcagcacgatatcCTCTAACCCTAAGCCCCCACGAAATTCCTTAAACACAGCCGAATATCACAAAACCCTAATTCCGGCGGAACTTTAAAGAGATCGTTCTCCCAAACTGTGAGGACCCAGACGACGAGcaatatatcaaattgaagctctcgCCGAGACGAATCAGACGCTGC encodes:
- the LOC106379409 gene encoding transcription factor BEE 3 isoform X1 — encoded protein: MANLSSDFQTFAMDDPITQLAELNNTLNHFQTMFASPFSSSLDSLFFHYQQHQQFPEHFPGKSPENNGFHQGILLPNYNTHNNDDSSSGMDTKKRKTLMESVSTSENSVSDQTLSTSSAQVSTNGTKNSSLRRGKRSKNREEEKERVVVHVSAKRGQATDSHSLAERVKIDYLIKYIYEFNMLLMLNCMINEKYEYKDFHIEFQVRRGKINERLKCLKDIVPGCYKAMGMATMLDEIINYVQSLQNQIEFLSMKLTAASSYYDFNSEADAVDSMQKAKAREAVEMGQGRDGSSVFHSSSWTL
- the LOC106379409 gene encoding transcription factor BEE 3 isoform X2, whose product is MANLSSDFQTFAMDDPITQLAELNNTLNHFQTMFASPFSSSLDSLFFHYQQHQQFPEHFPGKSPENNGFHQGILLPNYNTHNNDDSSSGMDTKKRKTLMESVSTSENSVSDQTLSTSSAQVSTNGTKNSSLRRGKRSKNREEEKERVVVHVSAKRGQATDSHSLAERVRRGKINERLKCLKDIVPGCYKAMGMATMLDEIINYVQSLQNQIEFLSMKLTAASSYYDFNSEADAVDSMQKAKAREAVEMGQGRDGSSVFHSSSWTL